One part of the Osmerus mordax isolate fOsmMor3 chromosome 18, fOsmMor3.pri, whole genome shotgun sequence genome encodes these proteins:
- the LOC136961946 gene encoding stathmin-like produces the protein MAASGDSKLASDIQIKELDKRASGQAFEVILAPPAPDARIEFPLSPPKKKDLSLEEIQRKLEAAEERRKSHEAEVLKHLAEKREHERVVQQKALEENNNFSKLAEEKLNQKMEANKENRTALKAAMEEKFKEKDKKLEEVRKNKETKEGASED, from the exons ATGGCAGCCTCTGGAG ACTCCAAACTAGCTTCAGACATTCAGATTAAGGAGCTGGACAAGCGGGCCTCTGGCCAGGCCTTCGAGGTGATCCTGGCTCCCCCGGCACCAGACGCCAGGATAGAGttccctctgtcccctcccaAGAAGAAGGACCTCTCGCTGGAGGAGATCCAGAGGAAGCTGGAAGCTGCAGAGGAGAGACGCAAG TCTCATGAAGCTGAGGTTCTGAAGCACTTGGCTGAGAAACGTGAGCATGAAAGGGTGGTGCAACAGAAAGCTCTAGAGGAGAACAATAACTTCAGCAAGCTGGCCGAGGAGAAACTGAACCAGAAGATGGAGGCCAACAAAGAAAATCGCACTGCGCTCAAGGCAGCAATGGAGGAGAAGTTCAAGGAGAAG GataagaagctggaggaggttCGAAAGAACAAAGAAACCAAAGAGGGCGCCTCAGAAGACTGA